In Stigmatopora nigra isolate UIUO_SnigA chromosome 2, RoL_Snig_1.1, whole genome shotgun sequence, a single window of DNA contains:
- the cnih3 gene encoding protein cornichon homolog 3 isoform X2 has product MVTTAWSFSLFFFNGLALFLGNYPPFSFPIMFTFAAFCYMLSLVLCVSLIFFAIWHITAFDELQADFKVPIDQGNPLHARERLRNIERICNLLRKLVLPEYSIHVLFCIMFLCAQEWLTVGLNIPLLFYNTWSRYFHSPTDTKELIYDPASVMNGDTLKFCLKEAWCKLSFFVLSFFYYLYCMIYSLVTS; this is encoded by the exons ATGGTCACTACAGCCtggtctttctctctctttttttttaatgggctcGCATTGTTTCTGGGGAATTACCCACCGTTTTCTTTTCCAATTATGTTCACTTTTGCTGCCTTCTGCTACATGCTGTCTCTGGTTCTCTGTGTATCCCTCATCTTCTTCGCAATATGGCAT ATAACAGCGTTTGATGAGCTTCAAGCTGACTTCAAGGTGCCAATCGATCAAGGCAATCCACTCCACGCG CGAGAGAGACTGAGAAATATTGAAAGGATCTGCAACCTGCTGAGAAAG TTGGTGCTACCAGAGTACTCAATCCATGTGCTATTTTGTATCATGTTCCTGTGTGCCCAAGAATGGCTGACTGTTGGCCTCAACATCCCCCTGCTCTTCTACAATACCTGGAG TAGGTACTTCCATTCCCCAACGGATACCAAGGAATTGATCTATGACCCAGCTTCAGTTATGAACGGCGATACACTCAAGTTCTGCCTGAAGGAGGCCTGGTGCAAGCTGTCCTTCTTTGTCCTGTCCTTCTTCTACTATCTCTACTG TATGATCTACTCCCTGGTTACCTCATAA
- the cnih3 gene encoding protein cornichon homolog 3 isoform X1, with amino-acid sequence MVTTAWSFSLFFFNGLALFLGNYPPFSFPIMFTFAAFCYMLSLVLCVSLIFFAIWHITAFDELQADFKVPIDQGNPLHARERLRNIERICNLLRKLVLPEYSIHVLFCIMFLCAQEWLTVGLNIPLLFYNTWSRYFHSPTDTKELIYDPASVMNGDTLKFCLKEAWCKLSFFVLSFFYYLYCVWNLEISL; translated from the exons ATGGTCACTACAGCCtggtctttctctctctttttttttaatgggctcGCATTGTTTCTGGGGAATTACCCACCGTTTTCTTTTCCAATTATGTTCACTTTTGCTGCCTTCTGCTACATGCTGTCTCTGGTTCTCTGTGTATCCCTCATCTTCTTCGCAATATGGCAT ATAACAGCGTTTGATGAGCTTCAAGCTGACTTCAAGGTGCCAATCGATCAAGGCAATCCACTCCACGCG CGAGAGAGACTGAGAAATATTGAAAGGATCTGCAACCTGCTGAGAAAG TTGGTGCTACCAGAGTACTCAATCCATGTGCTATTTTGTATCATGTTCCTGTGTGCCCAAGAATGGCTGACTGTTGGCCTCAACATCCCCCTGCTCTTCTACAATACCTGGAG TAGGTACTTCCATTCCCCAACGGATACCAAGGAATTGATCTATGACCCAGCTTCAGTTATGAACGGCGATACACTCAAGTTCTGCCTGAAGGAGGCCTGGTGCAAGCTGTCCTTCTTTGTCCTGTCCTTCTTCTACTATCTCTACTG TGTGTGGAACCTGGAAATATCCCTCTAA